A region from the Nocardioides coralli genome encodes:
- the mshC gene encoding cysteine--1-D-myo-inosityl 2-amino-2-deoxy-alpha-D-glucopyranoside ligase: protein MRAWTPVAIPRLEVSGPEVRLHDTATGERREVTPESGPARLYVCGITPYDATHLGHAATYVGFDLLNRAWRNAGHAVTYVQNVTDVDDPLLERATEVGVDWQELAQRETELFGQDMAALRVLPPEVYLGAVESIPLVIELVRRLEETGSVYRVDDDLYFSVTADPAFGELSGWTRDQMLAVVGDRGGDPDRPGKKDPLDCVLWRAERPGEPAWDSPYGRGRPGWHVECTAIALEHLGTAFDVQAGGSDLVFPHHEMCAAEAQVAVPGQPFARTYAHAGMVGFDGEKMSKSRGNLVFVSALRNSDVDPMAIRLALLRHHYRADWEWTDDELLGAVDTLAEWRGALSLGAGAPAAPVVPAVLDALADDLDAPRAVAAVQAWVDATLGHDGPADTSDPHAAATVHQLLDAALGLAL from the coding sequence ATGCGTGCGTGGACCCCCGTCGCCATCCCCCGCCTCGAGGTGTCCGGACCCGAGGTGCGGCTCCACGACACCGCGACGGGGGAGCGCCGCGAGGTCACCCCGGAATCAGGACCGGCCCGCCTCTACGTCTGCGGCATCACGCCGTACGACGCCACCCACCTGGGTCACGCCGCGACGTACGTCGGCTTCGACCTGCTCAACCGTGCCTGGCGCAACGCCGGCCACGCCGTCACCTACGTGCAGAACGTCACGGACGTCGACGACCCGTTGCTCGAACGGGCGACCGAGGTCGGCGTCGACTGGCAGGAGCTCGCCCAGCGGGAGACGGAGCTGTTCGGCCAGGACATGGCCGCCCTGCGGGTGCTCCCGCCCGAGGTCTACCTCGGCGCGGTCGAGTCGATCCCGCTGGTCATCGAGCTGGTGCGTCGGCTGGAGGAGACCGGGTCGGTCTACCGGGTCGACGACGACCTCTACTTCTCCGTGACGGCGGACCCGGCCTTCGGGGAGCTGTCCGGATGGACCCGCGACCAGATGCTGGCCGTCGTGGGTGACCGGGGCGGCGACCCCGACCGGCCGGGCAAGAAGGACCCGCTCGACTGCGTGCTGTGGCGGGCTGAGCGCCCCGGCGAGCCGGCCTGGGACTCGCCGTACGGCCGGGGCCGGCCCGGGTGGCACGTGGAGTGCACGGCGATCGCGCTGGAGCACCTCGGTACCGCCTTCGACGTGCAGGCCGGCGGCAGCGACCTGGTCTTCCCCCACCACGAGATGTGCGCCGCCGAGGCCCAGGTCGCCGTGCCCGGCCAACCCTTCGCCCGCACCTACGCCCACGCGGGGATGGTGGGCTTCGACGGCGAGAAGATGTCGAAGTCCCGCGGCAACCTGGTCTTCGTCAGTGCGCTGCGCAACAGCGACGTCGACCCGATGGCGATCCGGTTGGCCCTGCTGCGCCACCACTACCGGGCGGACTGGGAGTGGACCGACGACGAGCTGCTCGGTGCGGTCGACACCCTCGCCGAGTGGCGCGGTGCGCTGTCGCTCGGTGCCGGTGCACCAGCCGCCCCCGTGGTCCCAGCCGTGCTCGACGCGCTCGCCGACGACCTCGACGCGCCGAGGGCCGTCGCGGCCGTGCAGGCCTGGGTGGACGCCACGCTCGGGCACGACGGTCCGGCCGACACCAGCGACCCGCACGCGGCGGCCACGGTGCACCAGCTGCTCGACGCCGCTCTCGGGCTCGCGCTCTGA
- a CDS encoding PAC2 family protein, translating into MIEIEETPELVDPVVIAAFEGWNDAAESASSVVDHLLRVWDARVVGAIDPEEFYDFQVNRPTVGTDEKGHRRLTWPTTQIAVASPPDLERDIILVRGIEPNMRWRQFCAEVLAACDDLGGLMVVTLGALLADTPHTRPIPVTGTATEPDLVDRLKLEQSTYEGPTGIVGVVQDACVRLDIPAVSYWAAVPHYVAQPPCPKATLALLGQLEDLLQTSIPLGDLPEEARAWERGVDELAEEDEDVADYVRALEETRDTTDLPEASGEAIAREFERYLKRNRNEDG; encoded by the coding sequence GTGATCGAGATCGAGGAGACGCCCGAGCTGGTCGACCCCGTGGTCATCGCGGCGTTCGAGGGCTGGAACGACGCGGCCGAGTCGGCGAGCTCGGTGGTCGACCACCTGCTGCGCGTCTGGGACGCCCGCGTCGTGGGCGCGATCGATCCGGAGGAGTTCTACGACTTCCAGGTCAACCGGCCGACCGTGGGCACCGACGAGAAGGGCCACCGTCGACTGACCTGGCCGACGACCCAGATCGCGGTGGCCTCTCCCCCGGACCTCGAGCGCGACATCATCCTGGTCCGCGGCATCGAGCCCAACATGCGGTGGCGGCAGTTCTGCGCGGAGGTGCTGGCGGCGTGCGACGACCTGGGGGGTCTGATGGTCGTGACGCTGGGCGCCCTCCTCGCCGACACGCCCCACACCCGACCGATCCCCGTCACGGGCACGGCCACCGAGCCGGACCTCGTCGACCGTCTCAAGCTGGAGCAGTCGACCTACGAGGGCCCGACCGGGATCGTGGGCGTGGTCCAGGACGCCTGCGTCCGTCTCGACATCCCCGCGGTCTCCTACTGGGCGGCCGTCCCGCACTACGTCGCCCAGCCACCCTGCCCCAAGGCGACGCTCGCGCTGCTCGGGCAGCTCGAGGACCTGCTGCAGACCAGCATCCCGCTCGGCGACCTCCCGGAGGAGGCGCGGGCCTGGGAGCGGGGCGTCGACGAGCTCGCCGAGGAGGACGAGGACGTCGCCGACTACGTCCGAGCCCTCGAGGAGACGCGCGACACGACGGACCTGCCCGAGGCATCGGGTGAGGCGATCGCCCGCGAGTTCGAGCGCTACCTCAAGCGCAACCGCAACGAGGATGGCTGA